A stretch of Imperialibacter roseus DNA encodes these proteins:
- a CDS encoding motility-associated ABC transporter substrate-binding family protein, translating into MKNQRNTAKAKFSYWKAALAALVMLISADHLMAQSAKYTLLVDVAHGQKFYNNPSKMNASAGSDGPRVEYLIGELSKNASSLGAQVGFLNEAITPAQLAKCDLLFIHIPSSTYSANEVKAITEYVAKGGSLFLVMEEDYWSTLKQTNTNDLIRPFGIQFGENSTDSLSGGFTKPTPVVKSPLKITYHGGRVVTGGTPFCFNSQTKAPFGVFATLNNGGKVIAMGDGMTPLYMTSWNGVTDYQCSEFMGAVLGWLLE; encoded by the coding sequence ATGAAGAATCAAAGAAACACGGCTAAAGCAAAATTCAGTTATTGGAAGGCGGCCTTAGCGGCATTGGTGATGCTCATATCGGCTGACCACTTGATGGCACAGTCAGCCAAATACACCCTGCTTGTGGACGTTGCTCACGGCCAGAAGTTCTACAACAATCCCAGTAAAATGAACGCTTCGGCCGGGAGCGATGGGCCCAGAGTGGAGTACCTTATCGGGGAACTAAGCAAAAATGCCAGTAGTCTTGGTGCTCAGGTTGGATTTCTAAATGAAGCCATCACGCCTGCGCAATTGGCAAAATGCGACTTGCTGTTCATTCATATTCCATCCAGCACTTACAGCGCCAACGAAGTGAAAGCCATTACCGAGTACGTTGCCAAAGGAGGTTCGTTATTCCTCGTGATGGAAGAGGATTACTGGTCAACACTGAAGCAAACCAATACCAATGATTTGATACGACCATTTGGCATTCAGTTTGGTGAAAATAGTACAGACTCATTGTCTGGCGGCTTTACGAAACCCACGCCGGTGGTGAAAAGCCCTTTGAAGATCACCTATCACGGAGGTCGGGTCGTCACAGGAGGCACGCCGTTTTGCTTCAACAGCCAGACTAAAGCGCCTTTTGGAGTTTTTGCGACACTTAACAACGGTGGAAAAGTGATAGCGATGGGTGATGGCATGACTCCGCTTTACATGACCAGCTGGAATGGCGTCACCGATTACCAGTGCAGCGAATTCATGGGTGCAGTGCTTGGGTGGTTGTTGGAGTGA
- a CDS encoding helix-turn-helix transcriptional regulator: MKTIEELLKEATEKGGFHKLAKEESDLLNTLSKLAETYEDKVMEIMPIRPGNLREAVELKMVEQKLTQAKLAKALGIAAPKLSQILSGKREPDVAFLKAIHDKLKIDAEFILSHA; this comes from the coding sequence ATGAAAACCATTGAGGAGCTCTTGAAGGAAGCCACAGAAAAGGGGGGATTTCATAAACTAGCAAAAGAAGAGAGCGATTTATTAAACACCCTTTCAAAACTGGCTGAAACTTATGAAGACAAGGTGATGGAAATAATGCCTATCCGGCCAGGTAATTTGCGGGAAGCAGTAGAATTAAAAATGGTTGAACAGAAATTAACGCAAGCCAAGCTGGCGAAAGCATTGGGAATTGCTGCTCCTAAACTTTCTCAAATTCTTTCTGGTAAACGTGAGCCTGATGTGGCTTTTTTAAAGGCTATTCACGACAAATTAAAAATTGACGCAGAGTTTATCTTGTCGCATGCCTAG
- a CDS encoding type II toxin-antitoxin system HigB family toxin, which yields MVVIAKTILQEFGKSHADAIEPLNDWWAKTRKADWATLQDIKTTFNSVDYVGNDRYVFNIKGNKYRLVAMIFFDIRTIYIRYVGTHTNYDKIDCTKI from the coding sequence GTGGTTGTTATAGCGAAAACAATATTGCAGGAATTTGGTAAAAGCCACGCCGATGCTATTGAACCGCTTAACGATTGGTGGGCTAAAACCAGAAAAGCCGATTGGGCTACGCTTCAAGACATAAAGACCACATTTAATTCGGTCGATTATGTGGGCAATGACAGGTATGTGTTCAATATTAAGGGGAACAAATACAGACTGGTTGCCATGATATTCTTTGATATAAGAACTATTTATATCCGTTATGTTGGCACGCACACCAATTACGACAAAATTGATTGTACTAAAATTTAG
- a CDS encoding ABC transporter permease, with product MPQSQNQIDTKLTPPKWMTRFFTWYCNDHLSDAVLGDLLELYERRHAQLGRHRANWFFFWNALQFIQPFAVKRNSKKRSNQINSYTMLKHYFKVSWRNLFRNKGYSFINIAGLSAGMVVAMLIGLWIWDEFSFDTNFDNRSRLAEVMAHQSAGDISYTGTTVAMAPGIALKEQYGDNFDGVSLASKNGDHVLSYGDKLMSGKGMWVQKDFPEMFTVEMLQGSRGVLVDPSTLLISSSLARAVFGDADPMGKTILLDATTNFAVGGVYEDFPHNSTLYDTRLLLPWESKQNWMNSPDVLSSWTNHCGVAYVLLTEQADISQINEQIRELPKPFITGWKEELLIYPLAKLHLYNEFIDGQGAGGRIQYVWLVGIIGVFVLLLACINFMNLSTARSEKRAKEVGIRKAIGSVRTQLILQFLSESLTITLLAFVLAMIVTQFALPFFNDLADKQVAIPWSNPIFWLVSLSFVVFTGVVSGSYPAFYLSSFQPVKVLKGVMRGGRFASLPRKVLVVIQFTVSVGLIVGTIIVFQQIQYAKNRPVGYSRNALVSVQMNTTDKPGLFAALKNELLQTGAVEQVARSSQSPAHFNNNNSLDWRGKNVESEIFFRNVNVSPDFGKTIGWSIVEGRDFSNELASDSAAALLNEESVKIMGFENPVGEVIKFWDKNYTVIGVVKDMLTQSPYDPMQPAVFLGDGWQGLITMRLNPNLPIREALAAIEPVFKQYNPTAPFEAQFVDEEFNKKFADEERVGSLAAFFAILAIFISCLGLFGLASYVAEQRSKEISIRKVLGASVAMLWKMLSRDFVILVTISCFIAMPLAYFFMSDWLQSYQYHTSIAWYIFALSALGAFAVTLLTVSFQAIRAAVANPVKSLRAE from the coding sequence ATGCCGCAGAGCCAAAACCAGATCGACACAAAGCTGACTCCTCCAAAATGGATGACGAGGTTTTTTACCTGGTACTGCAATGATCACCTGTCTGACGCTGTGTTGGGCGACCTGCTCGAATTGTACGAAAGGAGGCACGCACAGCTGGGCAGGCACAGGGCCAACTGGTTTTTCTTCTGGAATGCGCTTCAGTTTATCCAGCCCTTTGCCGTGAAACGAAACTCAAAGAAAAGGTCAAATCAAATAAATAGTTACACCATGCTAAAACACTACTTCAAGGTTTCCTGGAGAAACCTTTTCAGAAACAAGGGTTACTCCTTCATCAACATCGCTGGCTTGTCGGCAGGCATGGTAGTAGCCATGCTCATTGGTTTGTGGATATGGGACGAATTCTCGTTTGATACAAATTTTGACAACCGCTCCAGGCTGGCCGAGGTAATGGCGCATCAGTCAGCCGGAGACATCTCCTACACTGGAACGACTGTGGCGATGGCGCCTGGTATTGCCCTTAAGGAGCAGTATGGCGACAATTTCGACGGTGTGTCGCTGGCATCGAAGAATGGTGACCATGTACTTAGCTATGGAGACAAATTGATGTCCGGAAAGGGCATGTGGGTACAAAAGGATTTTCCGGAAATGTTTACCGTGGAGATGCTGCAGGGCAGTCGGGGCGTTTTAGTGGATCCATCAACCCTGCTAATTTCATCGTCGCTGGCGAGAGCAGTGTTTGGCGACGCCGATCCTATGGGCAAAACCATCCTGCTCGATGCTACCACCAACTTTGCGGTCGGGGGTGTGTATGAGGACTTTCCCCACAACTCAACACTTTACGACACCAGGCTTCTGCTGCCATGGGAAAGCAAACAGAACTGGATGAATTCACCAGATGTGTTATCGAGCTGGACGAATCACTGTGGCGTGGCTTATGTGCTTTTAACCGAGCAGGCAGACATTTCTCAAATCAATGAACAAATCAGGGAATTGCCGAAACCCTTCATCACCGGATGGAAAGAGGAGTTGCTGATTTATCCGCTTGCAAAGTTACATCTCTACAACGAGTTTATCGATGGCCAGGGTGCCGGAGGCCGAATCCAATATGTTTGGCTGGTAGGCATCATTGGGGTTTTCGTGCTGCTTTTAGCTTGTATCAACTTTATGAACTTGTCCACCGCCCGCAGCGAAAAGCGTGCGAAGGAAGTAGGCATTCGCAAAGCCATTGGCTCAGTACGCACGCAGTTGATCCTGCAATTCCTCAGTGAGTCGCTCACTATTACCCTTCTTGCCTTCGTGTTGGCGATGATCGTTACACAGTTTGCCTTACCCTTTTTTAATGACCTGGCCGATAAGCAAGTGGCTATTCCGTGGAGCAACCCAATATTCTGGCTTGTGTCGCTAAGCTTTGTTGTTTTCACGGGAGTCGTGTCGGGCAGCTATCCGGCTTTTTACCTTTCCAGTTTTCAGCCAGTGAAAGTGCTAAAAGGAGTGATGAGGGGCGGGAGGTTCGCTTCGCTCCCCCGCAAGGTGCTGGTTGTCATTCAGTTTACGGTATCTGTCGGCCTCATAGTAGGCACGATCATTGTCTTCCAGCAGATCCAATACGCTAAAAACAGACCCGTTGGGTACAGCCGCAATGCGCTTGTATCAGTTCAAATGAATACAACCGACAAGCCGGGATTGTTTGCTGCACTAAAAAACGAGCTGCTCCAGACAGGTGCTGTCGAACAGGTGGCCAGGTCATCGCAGTCTCCGGCCCACTTCAATAACAACAACAGTTTGGACTGGAGAGGGAAAAATGTGGAGTCAGAAATATTCTTCCGAAATGTGAATGTATCGCCGGATTTCGGCAAAACCATTGGCTGGAGCATCGTGGAGGGCAGAGACTTTTCCAACGAGCTGGCCTCCGACTCCGCTGCCGCTTTGTTGAACGAGGAATCTGTCAAGATCATGGGATTCGAAAACCCCGTAGGTGAAGTGATTAAGTTTTGGGACAAGAACTATACAGTAATCGGCGTGGTGAAGGACATGCTCACGCAATCACCGTATGACCCCATGCAGCCGGCGGTCTTTCTGGGAGATGGCTGGCAGGGCTTGATCACCATGCGACTGAATCCAAATCTTCCCATTAGAGAAGCATTGGCAGCCATCGAGCCTGTGTTCAAACAATACAACCCCACGGCTCCGTTCGAAGCGCAGTTTGTGGACGAAGAATTCAATAAAAAGTTCGCTGACGAGGAGCGGGTGGGTAGTTTGGCAGCATTCTTTGCTATCCTTGCCATCTTCATCTCCTGCCTCGGGCTGTTCGGGCTGGCGTCCTACGTGGCTGAGCAGCGTTCCAAAGAGATCAGCATTCGCAAAGTGCTGGGCGCTTCGGTAGCTATGCTGTGGAAAATGCTTTCCAGAGACTTTGTGATTCTCGTCACCATCTCTTGTTTCATTGCTATGCCGCTGGCTTATTTCTTTATGAGCGACTGGCTGCAAAGTTATCAGTACCATACCTCTATCGCCTGGTACATTTTCGCTCTATCGGCGCTGGGGGCTTTTGCAGTCACCTTGCTCACAGTAAGTTTTCAGGCAATAAGGGCGGCGGTGGCTAACCCGGTGAAGTCTTTACGGGCGGAATGA
- a CDS encoding PadR family transcriptional regulator has protein sequence MKGTYLGEFEELVLLTVGILYDDAYGLAIVDELEKQTGRNVMISSAHKALVRLEDKGYLKSKMGGATEQRGGREKRLYELTHAGAKVLEQSKELRNSMWSKVPKIVWEGNNL, from the coding sequence ATGAAGGGAACATACCTGGGTGAATTCGAAGAGCTTGTACTGCTAACGGTCGGTATTCTGTACGACGATGCTTACGGTTTGGCCATTGTAGATGAGCTGGAAAAGCAAACAGGCCGCAATGTCATGATCAGCTCGGCGCACAAGGCTTTAGTGAGGCTGGAAGACAAAGGCTACCTGAAGTCGAAAATGGGGGGAGCTACTGAGCAAAGAGGTGGAAGAGAAAAGCGACTTTACGAGCTGACCCATGCCGGTGCTAAAGTCTTAGAGCAGTCCAAAGAGCTGCGAAACTCTATGTGGAGCAAGGTGCCCAAAATAGTATGGGAAGGAAACAACCTATGA
- a CDS encoding ABC transporter permease: MKSPMPQNAGPPKWAIRLFRRFCNDHLCDAVLGDMLELYDRRFIKVGKRKADWLFVWNVVQFLQPFALKKTKKSQNSNNAAMFKSYLKVAWRSMARQKMYTSIKIGGFALGIAACILITLFIKQELSYDKFYKDGENIYRVYNEFGRESGANKWTSFPAPTAGIFKAEFPEVEKSGRLIPYAGWFNAGSNLFRAEGQEQNTYEEGFVYADQALLDILQVPMVYGQTENALADPYSIVISKTVADKYFPNDDPVGKVVFLNDDQNKPYKIGGVMQDFPDNTHLQFDFLITLTGVEFWGGEQTSWCCWNYNIYFELQPGTDPKELEAKLLSVRDTHYVGHLEKEGNQSVDEVRKNHFFKLQPVADIYLYSDGIHAMVEQGDIRFVWLFGGVAFFVLLLACINFINLSTAKSANRAKEVGMRKVVGSVRAHLVRQFLTESVLYSVVSFVVGILLAWISMPFFNELADKSLKIPWLEWWFIPTLGGAATLVGVLAGLYPAFYLSGFKPIDVLKGSLSRGSKSSRMRSVMVIFQFTTSVVLIIGTFIIYRQMQYILNKKIGFNKEQVVLIQGANTLGDKIKTLKAELANLSGVQNAAISGYLPISGTKRDGNPFWREGKSKEDKAVGAQRWYVDSDYIGTLGMHLVDGRNFVQGMASDSSSIIVNQAFVKEFGFENPVGERIQNWKPYTIIGVVEDFHFESLKGKIEPLTMVYGEWGDVVSVKVSSPEMKEVLASIKEVWDDFAPNQPMRYSFLDESYARMYEDVQTMGRVFTTFAVLAIIVACLGLFALSAYMVEQRGKEISIRIVLGASGRVIFSLLTFNFIKLVLISLLLAMPLGWYLMKSWLDDYTYRTDITWEVFAISGLMALGIAVLTISFESIKASRMNPIKSLRSE, from the coding sequence ATGAAGTCCCCGATGCCCCAGAATGCAGGGCCGCCCAAATGGGCCATCCGCCTCTTTCGCAGGTTCTGCAACGACCACCTGTGCGATGCGGTATTGGGCGATATGCTGGAGCTCTACGACCGGCGGTTCATCAAAGTAGGCAAGCGGAAAGCCGATTGGCTGTTCGTTTGGAATGTTGTTCAGTTTCTTCAGCCATTTGCCTTGAAAAAAACAAAGAAGTCACAAAACTCAAATAACGCAGCCATGTTCAAAAGTTACCTGAAAGTCGCCTGGAGAAGTATGGCCAGGCAAAAAATGTACACTTCGATTAAAATCGGAGGCTTCGCACTAGGCATTGCCGCCTGCATTCTCATCACGCTGTTTATAAAGCAGGAGCTTAGCTATGATAAGTTCTACAAAGACGGCGAGAATATTTATAGAGTTTACAATGAATTCGGGAGAGAAAGCGGAGCCAACAAGTGGACCTCCTTTCCTGCGCCAACCGCCGGTATCTTCAAAGCAGAATTTCCTGAAGTTGAAAAGTCAGGGAGGCTGATTCCATATGCCGGTTGGTTCAATGCGGGCAGCAACTTGTTTCGGGCGGAAGGTCAGGAGCAAAATACCTACGAGGAAGGTTTCGTATACGCCGATCAGGCTCTGCTTGACATTCTTCAAGTACCGATGGTGTATGGCCAAACAGAAAATGCGTTGGCCGACCCGTATTCGATAGTGATCTCCAAAACGGTTGCTGATAAATACTTCCCTAACGACGACCCGGTGGGAAAAGTAGTTTTCTTAAACGATGACCAAAACAAGCCCTACAAGATTGGTGGGGTTATGCAGGACTTTCCTGACAACACCCACCTTCAGTTTGATTTTCTCATCACGTTAACTGGCGTCGAATTTTGGGGTGGAGAACAAACAAGCTGGTGCTGCTGGAACTACAATATTTACTTTGAACTGCAGCCTGGCACTGATCCAAAAGAGCTGGAAGCCAAGCTGCTATCTGTTCGGGACACACACTATGTAGGTCACCTTGAAAAAGAAGGGAATCAGTCAGTAGACGAGGTGCGCAAAAATCACTTCTTCAAGCTACAACCAGTGGCCGATATTTATCTCTACTCCGACGGTATACATGCCATGGTGGAGCAAGGCGATATTCGGTTTGTTTGGCTTTTTGGAGGTGTCGCATTTTTTGTTCTTCTGCTGGCGTGCATCAACTTCATCAATCTTTCCACCGCCAAATCGGCTAACCGAGCCAAGGAAGTGGGAATGAGAAAGGTGGTAGGATCAGTGAGAGCTCACCTTGTTAGGCAGTTTCTTACTGAGTCGGTTCTCTATAGTGTGGTGTCGTTTGTGGTAGGCATTTTGCTGGCCTGGATAAGTATGCCATTCTTTAATGAGCTGGCTGATAAATCACTGAAAATACCCTGGCTTGAGTGGTGGTTTATCCCAACCCTCGGAGGGGCGGCAACGCTTGTTGGTGTACTTGCCGGCCTTTATCCTGCCTTTTACCTGTCAGGGTTCAAACCGATAGACGTTTTGAAGGGCAGCCTAAGCAGAGGAAGCAAAAGCTCAAGAATGCGAAGTGTGATGGTGATATTTCAGTTCACGACATCCGTTGTGTTGATCATAGGCACCTTCATTATTTACCGCCAAATGCAGTATATCCTCAACAAAAAGATTGGCTTCAACAAAGAGCAGGTTGTGTTGATTCAGGGTGCAAACACACTTGGCGATAAGATAAAAACACTGAAGGCCGAATTGGCCAACCTTTCGGGCGTTCAAAATGCAGCAATAAGCGGCTACCTTCCTATCTCTGGCACCAAACGTGATGGTAACCCTTTTTGGAGAGAAGGCAAGTCCAAAGAAGACAAAGCCGTTGGTGCACAGCGATGGTATGTGGACAGTGACTATATAGGCACCCTCGGAATGCACCTGGTGGATGGTAGAAACTTTGTGCAGGGCATGGCCTCCGACTCCTCTTCAATTATTGTCAACCAGGCTTTTGTGAAAGAGTTTGGTTTTGAAAACCCAGTAGGAGAGAGAATACAAAACTGGAAGCCTTATACTATCATTGGTGTGGTGGAAGATTTTCACTTCGAATCACTAAAGGGGAAAATCGAACCCCTTACAATGGTATATGGAGAATGGGGCGATGTTGTTTCGGTAAAAGTCAGCTCGCCAGAAATGAAGGAAGTCCTTGCTTCGATCAAAGAAGTTTGGGACGACTTTGCTCCCAACCAACCCATGAGGTATTCGTTTCTCGACGAAAGCTACGCCAGGATGTACGAAGACGTGCAGACAATGGGCCGGGTGTTCACCACTTTTGCTGTGCTCGCCATTATTGTGGCTTGCTTAGGGCTCTTTGCCTTGTCCGCCTACATGGTAGAGCAACGTGGCAAAGAGATCAGTATCCGGATCGTGCTGGGAGCCTCCGGCAGGGTTATCTTCAGCCTGCTGACATTCAACTTCATCAAGCTAGTCCTAATCTCTCTTTTGCTGGCCATGCCGCTGGGCTGGTACCTGATGAAAAGCTGGCTGGACGACTACACCTACCGCACCGATATCACCTGGGAAGTCTTCGCCATTTCTGGACTGATGGCATTGGGTATTGCGGTGCTAACTATCAGCTTTGAGTCGATCAAGGCATCAAGAATGAACCCTATCAAGAGTCTGAGGTCAGAATAG
- a CDS encoding family 16 glycoside hydrolase — protein MNLTMKVYLIFGCLFFSWCSILAQTKVIELTGNKELLPVNVNIAEVDYEKKKSVKVTAIKGNETALVKINDVDFTNGIIELDLAGKRQEDSHPMNRGFVGVAFRITDDNVKFEQFYLRAANGRADDQVQRNHTAQYSSYPDYHFDVLRKESPEKYEAYVDMVPGEWTHVKIEVEGGKAKLYVHGNSQPTLIVNDLKLGANARGAIGLWVGGGTDAHFANLKVTQRE, from the coding sequence ATGAATCTTACTATGAAAGTGTACCTGATTTTTGGTTGTTTATTTTTCTCGTGGTGTAGTATCCTGGCCCAGACAAAAGTAATTGAGTTAACCGGCAACAAAGAGCTTTTGCCTGTTAATGTAAATATTGCTGAGGTAGACTATGAGAAAAAAAAATCAGTAAAAGTGACTGCTATTAAGGGGAATGAGACGGCGCTGGTAAAAATAAACGACGTTGATTTTACCAATGGCATTATTGAGCTCGATCTGGCTGGGAAGCGGCAGGAAGATTCACATCCAATGAACAGGGGTTTCGTGGGGGTAGCATTTAGAATCACAGACGACAATGTAAAGTTTGAGCAATTTTACCTGAGGGCGGCAAATGGGAGAGCTGATGATCAGGTTCAGAGGAATCATACGGCCCAATACTCTTCTTACCCGGATTATCATTTTGATGTCCTGAGAAAAGAATCCCCGGAAAAGTATGAGGCATATGTGGATATGGTTCCTGGAGAATGGACACATGTGAAAATTGAAGTTGAGGGAGGTAAAGCCAAACTCTATGTTCATGGTAATTCTCAGCCAACGCTGATTGTAAACGACTTAAAGCTTGGAGCGAATGCCCGTGGAGCTATTGGCCTTTGGGTGGGTGGTGGTACCGATGCTCATTTTGCCAACTTGAAGGTAACGCAAAGGGAATAG
- a CDS encoding right-handed parallel beta-helix repeat-containing protein — translation MKKLLFTLSLFLLFKASTALAQTIYVNPDSGSDMADGSESTPYATLEKAVAIANELTGSGSITIKLFPGLYSLKDKVAIHPLRMLNDTTRFTVEAVVLPDDEDWLPTKMPAIQSISGNNSKTQFVHSTGLLVATSHVTIRGLKFLGSAHPDVTYYYPISKEDESLGDMEVSQCYFVSEVHSSQIQGAIWAQGPKTQIDHCVFYNCRNAILLFRSVEDFSVTNSIIYGANESAVWMGPVANFTFKNNVIAGGNYVWVRPGDSSPAYKFTDCVMVDNQHYMGYYGSNGLVETTNNKNFVETNVVKKGKVELVTRKEPAYPTNYLHLTPGSVGYELNAGIFKSPKQPNPVKKKGM, via the coding sequence ATGAAAAAATTACTCTTCACCCTTTCTCTCTTTCTACTCTTCAAAGCGAGTACAGCATTGGCACAGACAATTTATGTTAACCCTGACTCAGGCAGTGATATGGCTGACGGCTCTGAGAGCACACCCTATGCTACGCTCGAAAAAGCGGTTGCGATAGCCAATGAACTTACTGGGAGTGGCTCCATCACTATCAAGCTTTTTCCGGGTTTGTACTCCCTTAAGGATAAGGTGGCCATCCACCCCTTGCGGATGCTCAACGACACCACACGGTTCACGGTAGAAGCGGTGGTGCTGCCTGACGACGAAGACTGGCTCCCGACAAAAATGCCGGCGATACAGTCAATATCCGGCAATAATTCAAAGACGCAGTTTGTTCATTCCACAGGTCTGCTGGTGGCAACAAGCCATGTCACCATTCGTGGCTTGAAGTTTCTGGGAAGCGCCCACCCTGATGTGACTTACTATTACCCCATTTCAAAAGAGGATGAGTCTTTAGGTGATATGGAAGTGTCACAATGTTATTTTGTATCTGAAGTGCACAGCTCGCAGATTCAGGGCGCTATTTGGGCCCAGGGGCCAAAGACCCAGATCGACCATTGTGTGTTCTACAACTGCCGCAATGCCATTCTGCTTTTCCGTTCGGTTGAAGACTTCTCAGTGACAAATAGTATCATTTACGGGGCCAATGAAAGTGCAGTATGGATGGGGCCTGTTGCGAATTTTACTTTTAAAAACAATGTAATTGCAGGCGGCAATTATGTGTGGGTTCGGCCCGGTGACTCCAGCCCCGCTTATAAGTTCACCGATTGTGTTATGGTAGATAACCAACACTATATGGGCTACTACGGCAGCAATGGGCTGGTAGAAACAACCAACAATAAAAATTTCGTGGAAACCAATGTGGTGAAAAAGGGGAAGGTGGAACTTGTTACCCGGAAGGAGCCAGCCTATCCCACCAACTACCTGCACCTTACACCTGGGTCTGTTGGATATGAACTGAATGCCGGGATTTTCAAATCGCCCAAACAACCCAACCCAGTCAAGAAAAAAGGAATGTAA
- a CDS encoding type II toxin-antitoxin system PemK/MazF family toxin — MRQGEIWNANLDPVKGSEQAGYRPVVIISGNLLNTHLPIAIVIPLTSKIKSYKGNPILVPDDKNGLKSISEMLIFHIRSISKDRLIEKLGEIDQSTVQESVKTLNDILKY; from the coding sequence ATGAGACAAGGTGAAATCTGGAATGCCAATCTGGATCCCGTGAAAGGGAGTGAACAGGCAGGCTACCGTCCGGTAGTAATAATAAGCGGTAATCTACTAAATACTCATCTTCCAATCGCTATTGTGATTCCCCTCACCTCAAAAATCAAAAGCTATAAAGGAAACCCGATATTAGTACCCGATGACAAAAATGGATTAAAGTCGATCTCAGAAATGCTGATCTTTCATATCAGATCGATTTCAAAAGACCGACTTATTGAAAAACTCGGAGAGATTGATCAATCTACTGTTCAGGAATCAGTTAAAACTCTCAACGATATTTTGAAGTACTGA
- a CDS encoding ribbon-helix-helix protein, CopG family — MATFTSTLPDELLKILAEKAKALSQPKNRLIENALRLYLEHLEKAEYIKSYKQAATDDEILSIAEEGMADYLRELEK; from the coding sequence ATGGCAACATTCACCAGTACACTTCCAGATGAACTATTAAAAATACTAGCGGAAAAGGCCAAAGCACTGTCACAGCCTAAGAACCGACTGATTGAGAATGCACTTAGGTTGTACCTCGAACATCTTGAAAAAGCAGAATACATCAAGTCGTACAAACAGGCAGCAACAGACGATGAGATACTCTCTATTGCCGAAGAAGGAATGGCTGACTACTTAAGAGAACTGGAGAAATGA
- a CDS encoding PadR family transcriptional regulator produces MKGTNLGEFEELVLLTIAALMEEAYSVAVCDELTKHTGREVKLGVVHAVLNRLEEKGYVKSGLGEATNVRGGRRKRFYTITSGGKATLLKAREQRDQLWSMIPDVVFKGI; encoded by the coding sequence ATGAAGGGTACCAACTTAGGAGAATTTGAAGAACTCGTTTTGCTCACGATAGCGGCCCTGATGGAGGAGGCCTACAGCGTGGCGGTTTGCGACGAACTTACCAAACACACTGGTAGGGAGGTGAAGCTGGGAGTGGTGCACGCCGTGCTCAACAGGTTGGAAGAAAAGGGCTATGTAAAGAGCGGCTTGGGCGAAGCTACCAACGTTCGTGGTGGCAGAAGAAAACGCTTCTACACAATTACCAGTGGCGGCAAGGCTACTTTGCTTAAAGCCAGGGAGCAACGTGACCAGCTTTGGAGCATGATCCCAGACGTTGTATTTAAAGGGATTTAA